In Ignavibacteriales bacterium, the following proteins share a genomic window:
- the budA gene encoding acetolactate decarboxylase → MKKYLLISILSIYAITYSQDKLDIIYQTSTINALMEGVFDGPVSFAELKKHGDFGLGTFNSVDGEMIELDGIIYQVKADGKIYPVDGKMQTPFSVVTFFKADNSFAVKEIDLKKIEEEIDKSIPSKNLFYAFKVTGNFAYVKTRSVPGQSKPYPKLIEVTKNQAVFEFKNLKGTLIGFRVPTYANGFNVPGYHFHFLSEDKKCGGHLLDCNLVEGNISIDQKQNILVSLPSTKEFFDADLSQDKQLEVKKAEK, encoded by the coding sequence ATGAAAAAATATTTACTGATTTCCATTCTATCAATTTATGCAATTACCTATTCGCAGGATAAGTTGGATATTATTTATCAAACCTCCACAATCAATGCGCTGATGGAAGGTGTGTTTGATGGACCAGTATCTTTTGCTGAGCTTAAAAAGCATGGTGATTTTGGCTTAGGCACATTTAATTCGGTAGATGGAGAAATGATTGAGCTTGATGGAATAATTTACCAGGTAAAAGCAGATGGAAAGATCTATCCCGTTGATGGGAAAATGCAAACTCCATTTTCTGTCGTAACTTTTTTCAAAGCAGATAATTCTTTTGCGGTAAAAGAAATTGATCTTAAAAAAATTGAAGAGGAAATCGATAAAAGTATTCCATCAAAAAATTTGTTTTACGCATTTAAGGTAACAGGAAATTTTGCTTATGTTAAAACACGGAGCGTTCCGGGTCAATCTAAACCGTATCCAAAACTAATTGAAGTAACCAAGAATCAAGCAGTATTCGAATTCAAGAATCTGAAAGGCACATTGATAGGATTTAGAGTTCCAACTTATGCAAACGGATTTAATGTTCCTGGTTACCATTTTCACTTCTTATCCGAAGATAAAAAGTGCGGTGGACATTTATTGGATTGCAACCTGGTTGAAGGAAATATTTCAATTGATCAGAAGCAGAATATTTTGGTTTCTCTTCCATCAACTAAAGAATTTTTTGATGCTGATTTAAGCCAAGACAAACAGCTGGAAGTGAAGAAAGCAGAGAAATAA
- a CDS encoding EamA family transporter — MNKENIKAYIAWINICIVWGTTYLAIRIGVEGLPPMLFAGLRWILAGSILFIYLKLSGYKLPDRKEFLHISVIGILLLGFGNGLVVVGEQWIESGLAALLITTVPFWIVGLEAFMPGAKKINALVLIGLFLGLAGVTLIFGSNLKYLFEPSHIAGIISLMIAVAIWSIGTLYSKYKKLNVHPLMSASVQMLVAGVLQTILGIILGELPKLNFQVNSFLAFLYLVTFGSLIGYTSYIYAVTHLPVSLVSTYAYINPVIAVFLGWLVLGETLNLITVIASFVIILGVAIVKRGVEKSKMELIPTSEKR, encoded by the coding sequence TTGAACAAAGAAAACATAAAAGCATACATAGCTTGGATTAACATCTGCATAGTTTGGGGAACTACTTACCTTGCTATTAGAATTGGAGTAGAAGGTTTACCACCAATGCTATTTGCTGGCTTAAGATGGATTCTGGCTGGTTCGATTCTTTTCATTTATTTAAAACTTAGTGGTTACAAATTACCCGACCGAAAAGAATTTTTGCATATTTCCGTTATCGGAATTCTTTTACTTGGTTTTGGCAATGGTTTAGTTGTTGTTGGTGAACAATGGATTGAAAGCGGATTGGCTGCACTGCTAATTACAACTGTACCATTCTGGATAGTTGGACTTGAAGCATTTATGCCCGGAGCAAAAAAAATAAATGCTTTAGTTCTTATAGGTTTATTCCTCGGTTTAGCTGGTGTTACTTTAATTTTCGGAAGTAACTTAAAATATCTTTTTGAACCCTCACACATTGCCGGTATTATTAGCTTAATGATAGCAGTTGCAATTTGGTCAATCGGTACACTCTACTCCAAATACAAAAAGTTAAACGTTCATCCTTTAATGAGTGCTTCAGTACAAATGTTAGTTGCAGGAGTTTTACAAACAATTTTAGGAATTATTTTAGGCGAACTTCCAAAACTAAACTTTCAGGTTAACAGCTTTTTGGCATTTTTATATCTTGTTACATTTGGATCTTTGATCGGTTATACATCCTATATTTATGCTGTCACTCATTTACCGGTATCTTTAGTTTCAACTTATGCGTATATAAATCCGGTGATTGCTGTTTTTTTAGGGTGGCTGGTTCTTGGAGAAACATTAAATCTGATAACCGTCATCGCTTCGTTTGTTATTATACTTGGAGTGGCAATTGTAAAACGTGGTGTTGAAAAAAGTAAAATGGAATTAATCCCAACATCAGAAAAAAGATAG
- a CDS encoding ABC transporter ATP-binding protein produces MIFIIVSYMLKFLNLTKKFGGFTAVDGLNLHIKKKDLFGFLGPNGAGKTTTIKMMVSLYAPSSGSIIINEKDAADFQNETKKLFAYIPDQPFVYDKLTGREYLFFCGGLYNLSKNNIKNKIEELIELLKIGDWINKRTEVYSQGMRQRIVIASAFLHDPKLIIIDEPMIGLDPQSAFIVKQVLKQKVNDGATVFMSTHSLHIVEEICNRVGIINNGKLIYDGSIEMLQKMKNEKNNNFEELFIELTSE; encoded by the coding sequence ATGATTTTTATTATCGTTAGTTATATGCTTAAATTTTTGAACCTGACTAAAAAATTTGGCGGCTTTACCGCAGTTGATGGTTTAAATCTCCACATAAAGAAGAAAGATTTATTTGGCTTCCTTGGTCCCAACGGTGCAGGAAAAACAACCACAATAAAAATGATGGTTAGCCTTTATGCTCCGAGCTCTGGTTCAATCATAATAAATGAAAAGGATGCTGCTGACTTCCAAAATGAAACAAAAAAATTATTCGCATACATTCCAGACCAACCATTTGTTTATGACAAATTAACCGGAAGAGAATATTTATTCTTCTGCGGCGGTTTATACAATCTCTCAAAGAACAATATCAAAAATAAAATTGAAGAGTTAATTGAATTGTTAAAAATAGGTGATTGGATTAACAAGCGAACAGAAGTTTACTCGCAAGGAATGCGGCAGCGGATTGTTATTGCCTCTGCTTTTCTGCACGATCCAAAACTAATTATTATTGATGAACCAATGATTGGACTTGATCCACAAAGCGCTTTTATTGTTAAACAAGTGTTAAAACAAAAAGTAAATGATGGTGCAACTGTTTTTATGTCCACACATAGTCTGCACATAGTGGAGGAGATTTGTAACCGGGTTGGAATAATTAATAATGGCAAACTTATTTATGATGGTTCAATCGAAATGCTTCAGAAAATGAAGAATGAAAAGAACAATAATTTTGAAGAATTGTTTATAGAACTTACAAGCGAATGA